The DNA segment GGGGAGAGGAGTACGCCCATATCAGGATACCAGCCCCTACGGGGGTTGGACAAGGAGGAAGTTCGGCCGACCCTGGACGTTCTGGCGCGTGACGGGGCACAGCGGATGCTGATCAGCGCGTTAGAAGAGGAAGTCGGGGAGTTTCTCGGCCGGGCGCGCTATGAACACAGCGCCGGGCGTCGGCGGGGGTACCGGAACGGGACCGGGAAGCCTCGCAAGATCGCGGTGGGCTGTGGGACGCTCGAGGTCCGTGCGCCGCGAGTGCGGGATACTGAGGAACCGTTCCGCTCGCAGCTCCTGCCGCG comes from the bacterium genome and includes:
- a CDS encoding transposase, coding for MLISALEEEVGEFLGRARYEHSAGRRRGYRNGTGKPRKIAVGCGTLEVRAPRVRDTEEPFRSQLLPR